In Acidimicrobiales bacterium, the following are encoded in one genomic region:
- a CDS encoding DUF3072 domain-containing protein translates to MTDLPDSAQKDPDDWVTGDEPATGPQLSYLSTLAHEAGEDVDTDNLSKADASRRIDELQERTGRSGGS, encoded by the coding sequence CTCCGCCCAGAAGGACCCCGACGACTGGGTGACCGGCGACGAGCCGGCCACCGGCCCCCAGCTGTCGTACCTCTCGACGCTCGCCCACGAGGCCGGCGAGGACGTCGACACCGACAACCTCTCCAAGGCCGACGCGTCGCGGAGGATCGACGAGCTCCAGGAGCGCACGGGCCGATCCGGCGGTTCCTGA